In Erigeron canadensis isolate Cc75 chromosome 8, C_canadensis_v1, whole genome shotgun sequence, the DNA window ggagacattacgtaacatgtaaacatgtgcaaagttataaaaaaaatgaaattttcgtggcaaaagttaaaaagtaaaaagttatgtgataaaaagtaaagaaaatgaaaagttggtggctgaagttgaaaaaataaaagtataaaaagtaaataaaacagaAATTTTGTGTGGAAAGTAGAAGAAATAAAAgtgatgtgacaaaaagtaaaaggacAAAACTTCGTAAATTTGTGTGATAataagtaaagagaatgaaactttcatgacaaaagttagaaaaacgaaagttttaaaagtaaataacacaaaaatttcgtgcaagaaataaaaggaataaaagttatgtgacaaaaagtaaaatttaaaagtttctgtgataaaaaagtaaaaagaatgaattttcgtgacagaaattagaaaaacaaaagtttaaaactaaataaaccaaagctttcgtgccaaaagtaaaagaaattaaatttatgtgacaaaaaacttaaaagttaaaaatttccgtcataaaaagtaaaaaaaataaactttcgtggcaaaatttagaaaaacatatgtttaaaaactaaataaaacaaaaatttcatgctaaaagtaaaagaaattaaagttatgtgacaaaagttgAAAGGTTAAAGTTATATGGTAAAGATTTAGAAacctaaagttaaaaggttaaagttagctgatagggaccattgttgtaacaaatGTAACGACAGGGACTATAATCGCAGGAAAAACTTAACATCCATTAGCTGATGAGGACCATTGCTGCAACAAATTTAACAacaaggactaaaagtgttgaaaatgtgTAGCGTATGCAAAAGATGcatggtttttagtatatatagtaattaGGTTGGCCCGCTCTGAGTTCAAAGTCTCATAATATCTTTAGTCGCCATGTTACAAGGGGTCAATCAGGTTCGGAACGGGTTGACATGTTTGGGTTCAAGATGACATATTTGGGGGTTGATAGGTTGAAATTTGCAAACCTACCCAGCCCAATAAAAGTTTCAATTCATAAATCTTAATCCTCCGACGAGTGACCTACAAGCCCGAGTCCAACCCATGTGACCTGATTAACACGTGCATGGGTAAAATAAGTTTGGTGGGCTGGCCGATTATGGGTCGTATAAATTTCGAGTCAAATGGGTTTAAGATCACCAATTGTGTGTTGTGATCTGTATACTCCAAAGTTGTATATTGGAAAATGCATATGCTTAGAAATCCTCACttgtattaataaaacaaaattattttaataaattatttctagaaaaaaaaagcCAATGTGTTAATTCAAGCTTCATTCTTAATTGCCTTTTATAAAATCATGATATCAtgacatgttttgttattttattttatttttaaatattttatctccTTATTTTTACATTACTTTTTTAACCTTAGCCTTTTTCTTATAATTTCATGGATGAAAGCTTATTGACTGAAAATGATGagttattttttataatcttttattaatGTTGTcttctttcttatatataatagGTTTCATTTAAATACAAATCCGGTTCATTATTTTGAAtagtaagaaaaataatatgttaTTATCGGCTATGAATACAAGTACTTTTTACATcgtgatttttgtttttttgaaaattttatttaggTTTTGTGTGATTTTAATCTGATTTCGAAGACTCACTTGCtagatttaaaagtttatcTTCCCTTATGTCACTtgctaaaaattctcctaacacTCTAAGAAGGTGaaatgtggtatccactaattctttttcctaattttgccccatgattttttcacatgtcatcatccaataattaagaagatttttaggctattttgttagaaggattaatcatttctctatttattgaattttttttgtaatagtTAACATTAATTGGCCAAtcgaataatatatatatatatataggagataGATCAAATAAGAATGTGTCTTAAGGAGAtaagggagagaaggtcttatgaaccaatcacaacgcaacatgtggatttaaaaaaaaaacgcggtgacatttttgtaaattaatcaaacttttatcagcctggttttgggtcagcttggttctgggtcagcttgggatcagCTTGGtctgtcagcttggttgggtcagcttgatcagcctgggttctagttcagcttggttggtcagcttagttttgggtcagcttgggatctgatcagcttgggttctagctcaagctgacccaaacccaaccTGATCAatcccaagttgacccaaccgaaccccaagctgacccaactaaaccccaagctgacccaaacccgtaatctacatttgtgtagattaatctacatttgtgtagattgtgtgtaaattgtgtcaagctaacccaaccccaagctgacccaagctgaccagaccccaagctgacccaaacctgaaccaagctgacccaacccagaacccaagctgacccaaaacccataagctacatttgtgtagattatgtgtaaattgtgtcaagctaacccaaccccaagctgacccaagctgaccagaccctaagctgacccaacctgaccagaccccaagctgacccaaacctgacccaagttgacccaaaacccataatctacatttgtgtagattatgtgtaattgtgtcaagctaacccaacctcaACCTGACCtcaccccaagctgacccaaacctgaccgaACCCAGAAcctataatctacatttgtgtaacaccccaaagattttaaggtaaaagaaattaacccctttttatagttttggcattaaattaatttcctagtattttatatttggttttggggttaatttagttagaactttAGCGAATAGCGGGTATTTTAATACCAAGAAGCTAGATGGGACGTGGCATCTCCAAGGAGTGTCGCCCCCCCTTTTCTTTTGAGTCATCTTCCATTacactttttcttcttcttctctttcatTTTCATGCATTCTTCTTAACTCTTCCAAAATCAAGCCTCATCCTCTCTAATTCaagaataaaaatcataatattcaTCACCATCAATTCTTATCAAGCAAGattgaaaagctagggtttgtgggttttgtgtggtggtggctgaaaacTTCAAAGAAGAAAGGGGAAAAGAGGATTTTCAATTTAAGTCTTAAATTAGCTCATTGAATCTTGAGATATTGAATTCtcttaaattagtttttatctttcttttggaattagggttcatggatgaaccaaattgggggtttttgcaagaatatgaattatggttaatttttctcaattccttagttaacttAATTGTCATTGAGCGatgtgatgtgtttgattatgaaattgataagttcatgtgaaaatcttagttaatgagaaaagatgaatttttctatttattgaaatctggatgaaaatggtaggttgaactaccccatgttgttgttaaagatgaaagtagctcaatgacaaatgggttgggttttgggtttaggaaggctagtgattgagtatgactaggttgagctagtcaagttgtgaatgtaagcttatgcacttttatgatatgattataggttgaagcttgcttgtgcttattTGTTTAACATTATTGTCCCtttttgcggaggaggtgagtatatttgcatacccttatgtttacgttgggtcaattaccatgagatgtgaatattccaagcatggtaattgatttggcatgaagcccatgtggggcattgtttatgaggcctaagaacctccggggcctaagaatcccgataattgatgtgatatgaggcctaagaacctccggggcctaagaatcccaatagatatgattgttatgattgtttagcttatatggatccatatatgtattgtttatgtgcaaggtgaatatgtaaatgtgacatgacgatgccataggttacatgtgaaagtccttgtactatgccctccttcgtattcgtaaatgtatgcaagtatattcactaagcctttgcttatattttagttgtttacacttttataggtagttctggaagaaggaactaagtgTGTGTTGAATAGCTTGAAGTTGTAGATAtctttgaagaacttgaaggtaattaggtcattctcgagcgaatgacgatcttttggtatagaagcttaGACGTCCCACACCtcatggctcatggtacatttttgTTTGAGGTCATGTTTTGGTAATATTTCTGTAAATGTCCAAGTTGTAAAGTCTTTGAAAAATGGTACTGTTGTTTATGGGCGAAAATGTTgccaaaacgggtaaatgacccgttagggTTGTTCTTGGATTTGTGAAACATGTTATGTTGTGattgtgtttgaaatgtgtctACGTTGTTGTTGGAAACCTCTGAAATGTGCTTTGAGAAGTTCGTTTTGAAATTTGGAGGTCGCAAGTCGTTCATGGTCGAAATGAGTATTTAGGGTTGCTGTCAGgtggctcactgcggcgcagtggtttcCCATGGACATAATGTTggttcctcccactgcggcgcagtgggagataTGTtgaacccactgcggcgcagtggggtttaaaaaaaaagccttgtattttcggtttatcgagtcatGTCCTTTCAATTTGTGTAgatgtgtagattatgtgtaaattgtgtcaaactGACCCGAATCaggccccaagctgacccaaccatgaccaaagatgacccagaccccaaactgacccaacctcAAGCTGGCCTAAACCTGACAagaccccaagttgacccagacccaagttgactgaccaaactgatccaactcaagctgacccatcccaagctgacccaacccactgagatcctaagctgaccaagcttcacaaaactttcatttatttacaaaattgccaccacgcttttttttttttaaattttgccacatgtcgcgttctgattagCTAATAGGactttctctcccttctctccttaagacacattCTTATTTGATATCTctccgatatatatatatatttataaaagataatttatgtaatctataaaagtaagtaaaaatgagaaataaaaataatgttttacGTTCTTGGTGGTTTTGCGTCGACCATAACAGCCTAAACTTGATGAATTGATAAAAGTTGATGTGGCGCTGAAGTAACAGATAGTTCTACGTTGAACCATACCTAATTCTCTAGGTATTCAACAAAAGCCCATTCAATAAAAAGTAGTAGTAAAAATCAAGTCGACAAACAAACATAcccaaaatacataaaaagacaaataccaaaataaatatcattttgCCAAACGGAATAATCAAGGCATCTTCGCATAtctattttgagtttttcttaaaaaatcaCAACAAACCAACCTCTGCTGAGCATTTCTGATATGTTCATGGTCCACGTTACACACCCATTAAttctttttacttaatttatatatcttcaaaatttaaatttaataatccaaattatatacatatattttggcggtgcatataattttatattcatTTCCATTTCCTTGAATTCATAATCATATTCCTAATTCAATCCGCCTGGGAATTTTTCTCACCTAAACAGAACAAAAATCAccgaataaaaagaaaataaatacacacaaattaactttaaaaatctTGAATTTCTGAAAATTTATGTAAATTGCACAAAAATTTATAATCTTTCAAAGCATTCCCATCTGGGTTTCCTCCAATTTCAGGTAAttacaattaattaatcatttttataaaaccTATACATATAGTCGTATACGTAACTACctcattttttctttaatttaagccattttttgttcacattttaACAATTGATAAAAAGGGGTTGTAATTTAAGGTACTAATTTCATAACCCTTGAAGGAATTTGCaggaaatgggcaaaaagattgataataataataaggatgaTGGAGGAGTATTATTGacaaaagaagaaggaaaaggGAAGAAATTATGGAAAAAAGTGAAGTATCAGTTAGTTGAATATCATTCATTGCCTGCTTATATGAAAGATAATGAATTTATATTAGGTCATTATAGAGCTGAATGGCCTCTCAAGCAGATTTTTTTCAGCATTTTTACTCTTCATAATGAGACCCTTAATGTTTGGACGTAAGTacaattttttctatttttacccttttcattaattttagcttattttttggattttgctaACCGATGCCCGGGTGTATGCTAAAAAATGTTGTACATGATAGTTGATGTTTATTTTGATGGGCGGATATTTTTATGTGTAATATTTTACTGCGTATTATAGTCGTGCTCAAGGACTATGGTTAGCAAAATTCTTATGTATTCTAGTTTAAGAATATATGAaattgtgtttttcttttcttgattGATATTTGGTTTCTCTTGGATTATGTACAATTTTCTTATATGGGTTACTTGggttattttgttataaatattatgCGGTTACCAACCTGCCTATTTTGAAGTGTTAATTGCTTATAATCAGCTCAGTTTCTAGAGAGTGTTTCTTATGGCTTATATTCCGTAAAAGTAAGAGGGTGTTGGGGAGTGAGTAAAAGAGTACTTATGGCttacttcaaaatttgaaagcTACCAAGTGCTTTTAGTTGTTTGAGTATTATTACTAAAACTGCATTATAGCTcttgtttttttgttgttgccTGAATATGAAATTACAAATGATCACCAAGATTAGTGCTTATTTTGAATGCAATAAGTCTCTACAGTTAAGCTAATAGGCACCCAATTAAGGCAATAAGCAATCTCAAACATGTTACACGCCCTAtgaattgtgtttttttttttgtgtgtgtggaCAACTGTTAATGCTTGTAGTTCAAACTTGGTGACCTTTACAATTTGTACGTTTATACTTTTTAGGTTTTTCttgtgtaattatgaaatggaTGGATGTTCGTAAGTGTTAACACATTCGGTATGTTCCATGGCTGTGTTGATAGCGTTATGTGTTAGTTGGATGAGTTTACCATATGACATCCACATCCTTCATGTGAAAATAATTCACTATCATAGTTTTTTCATGTCCTTAAAAGAAgcctttgtttttattttcaatatccTTACTGAACGTCGGAAAACCAGGCATTTTGTTAATCGTATTCTATTGCGTGTAAAACTGTTATAAATTGGTTGTCTTCAACCAATGGTTCTATTGATTGATACTTGTACCAAGGTAGATAATCTCTAGCACATTTGCACATAAAACAATAGTTACAAGAGGCAAACACATGGATTTATGTGTGTTAATGATTTGAACTAGATTCAAGCTAGGTCCTGAATGGCTAAATTTCATCATACCTCTTGAATTAGAAGAGCATATATCCAAGGAAGATTGCCAACTGATAACtgatatacaaaagaaatcggAAAGAAACTGGATAAGAGAAAGAAATCCAAACAATTGCTATAGCTATATTCTTGAATAGTTTTGCCACCTTTATGTTTGATATTTACATAAGTTTGTAAAGGTTTTGTTATTCTTAAACCTTTATTTATGTGTGTTGTACTATTCGTATAAGTTTGTAAAGGTTTTGTTGTATtcaaacctttatttatttGTCTTACTTATCTTAAatcttcatctttatttacatCATGTTGCTTGTTGTTGCAGACACTTGATTGGGTTCTTCCTCTTCCTAACCCTAACAATTTATAGCGCAAAAAGTGTAGTTGATCTCCCTACCCTAAAACATTTACCAGATGTATTAAGGAGAGCAGATTTGCATAAACTTCGTGAAGACCTTTTGACTTGTATTCCTTCTTTGCCAAATATGCCTAATTTGCACAAACTTCATTCAGAGATAAAGACTTCATTCCCTGCATCAGCAGATTTCTTGCCATCATTATCTAATTGGCATATCGTGGAAGTCCTGTGTAATTGTTTACCTGAGCGGTTCTCCCATAGCAACCATACCGATGTTTGTGTTCTGGTAATGCCAATTTTCTTATAATGTTTGCTCATTCCCACTtctttatgaattatgatggcTAGATATGTTATGAAAATATTATTTGACTGATAATAGCAAAAAGCTAAGTTTTAACATCAAAGTTCTATGCCCTGTAATAAAGCGTGCCACAGGTAAGCGGTTTGACGTTGGTTTAAAGTTTGCTACTCATAGTCGTTTGGAAATGTTTTATGCTTGCAAGAAAAGTTATGTTTAGTAGTACTCTATTTTCTCTATTATTTTGGTGACTAGATGATATGCTGATCTGTGTAAGGGGTGTTTGGACTTGTGTTCTAAAGTGAACTACAAAGATTTTTTCAGATATTAGCtaacaaataatttataaaatatattttatagttgataaaaagtaaatatcTTTGTAGGTAATTGCTTCCACAATATGACGTTTTGGTCATTCTATTTCTGCAGATAATCagtaaaaaaaagataattagaCTTTAACAAATTctaattatctgattattataaatcttaaattaGGGAAGTAAATTTAAACACGTCGagttatatatacttatataacaGTGTGTGTCTGTTTCAAAACCGGACATCCTGTAAGTTATATTAGTACTCCATGTGGCTTGGATATGAAGTTCGAATTGCAGTGTAAACATGATCACACCTTTGTGGATACAAATTCTGAAAGATGATAGTTATAATGGTTTAGATAATTAGAATGATAACTTCCTTTTCCATTTTCTACATTTCTTTACGTATATTACTTGATTGGGCTGACAAAAAAGATTGGGAGTCTGAGACTCACAAAATAGAGGTTGTGTACTGAATGAAACCTTAAACCTCCACTTTTATTTTCCTTGTAATTTATGTTTCATTCAATATTTCTGTGATTCTTTTCCAGCGTAGCATGAAGGAGGATGTGGCGAACTTAATAGCACCACTAATGACTCGGCCCATCACACGCTGGCCATTCTTTGCCTTCTTGGGTGGGGCCATGTTCTGTCTTCTAGCAAGCAGCTTATGCCACTTGCTCTGCTGTCACTCCAAGCGGCTATCCTACATCATGCTCAGACTTGATTATGCAGGCATTGCCGCCTTAATTTCCACCTCCTTTTACCCACCAGTCTACTACTCCTTCATGTGCCATCCTTTCTTCTGCAATCTTTACTTAGGATTCATAACTGTTTTGGGAATCACCACCATCATGGTCTCACTTTTACCTGTGTTCGACCGACCAGAATATCGTAACATTAGGACGGGGTTATTTCTCGGGATGGGCTTGTCAGGCGCAGGACCAATCTTTCATAAGCTTATCTTGTTCTGGAATCAGCCAGAGGCTGTACATACTACcggatatgaaatcttgatggGTACTTTTTATGGAATTGGTAGCTTAATTTATGCAACAAGAATTCCAGAGAGATGGATGCCGGGGAAATTTGATATTGCTGGCCACAGTCACAACCTTTTTCATGTGCTGGTGGTGGCGGGAGCTTACACTCATTATCGGGCAGGGCTGGTGTATTTGAAATGGAGAGATATGGAAGGGTGTTTATGAAAAAAGTAGATACTGGAATAAATTTGCAGACATGATAATGTAATGTATGTTGTAAGGCAGCACTATGTTGTGTAATATAGCATAAAAGTCTGCAGCAAGAATAAAATGGCAAGTTTTATGAATGTTGGAAAGACTTTGATAGTTTTCTGTATATGCAAGTTTAACCCTTGTTTGCTAGATGTGAACAAGCACATTTATGAACCAATTGCGTCGTTAATTTGCTCGAAAAGTAAAATTTGGGCAATAGTTATGAATGAATGATTGCACATCATCTGAacgaagttttttttttaaaaaaagaaaaaagttaaagTAGGAGACTAATTTATGCAAAAGCAAAACATATTGAATGCTCTCGTTGAGAATCTGAGCTAAAGACCTCTAGCTTAATAAACATGCTCCAACAAACTGAGCTATGACTACGAGAGCTGCTTGTCACTATATCTAGTACAATATTTAAGAAGTTTATATCTCAATATGATCCGATGGCAGTTTCGTATCTAGAGCTTTACATCAAGTGTGGTTGAATCTAATTAGGTAAATTTCGTCTTGCCATGGAAATGAGATGAAATCATGAACTGAGAAAACAtaccaaaagatcaaaacatatcGTTTTGCAAGGGCGTAGCTATACAGGGGCGGGGAGGGGCGCCCGACCCCCCAAAAATTTTTTTGCGATGTAGGGGTATATGgttttcgtgtagaaaaatttcGATATAATCGGTTTCGACccccattttaaaaaaaatagtgtttgggagaaaaaaatttagatcccgaccccccactgaaaattttcaaactttgCCACTGTCGTTTTGGGTATATATGGTACCAAATTTATAGCAAAAAGAATCGGTTTTAGAATGATAC includes these proteins:
- the LOC122578089 gene encoding heptahelical transmembrane protein 4-like; translated protein: MGKKIDNNNKDDGGVLLTKEEGKGKKLWKKVKYQLVEYHSLPAYMKDNEFILGHYRAEWPLKQIFFSIFTLHNETLNVWTHLIGFFLFLTLTIYSAKSVVDLPTLKHLPDVLRRADLHKLREDLLTCIPSLPNMPNLHKLHSEIKTSFPASADFLPSLSNWHIVEVLCNCLPERFSHSNHTDVCVLRSMKEDVANLIAPLMTRPITRWPFFAFLGGAMFCLLASSLCHLLCCHSKRLSYIMLRLDYAGIAALISTSFYPPVYYSFMCHPFFCNLYLGFITVLGITTIMVSLLPVFDRPEYRNIRTGLFLGMGLSGAGPIFHKLILFWNQPEAVHTTGYEILMGTFYGIGSLIYATRIPERWMPGKFDIAGHSHNLFHVLVVAGAYTHYRAGLVYLKWRDMEGCL